The stretch of DNA CCGGTCGCCTTTTTCGGGATACGTTTCCGGCAGCAATCCGTCGGCGTCGTCAACGCAGGACGGACAGTAGACGCCGTCCTTGTCGGAGGGATAGTACGAGAACGTCGACCCACAGAGCTTGCAGTCCGTCGTCTCTTTCGCCCCCTTCCAGTTCCCGTTGTGCTCTCCCGCGTTCGGATTGCAGGAATCGCAGTAGGATCGCCGTGACTTCGGGTCGTAGAACTCGCTGTCACAGCCCTTGCACGTCCGATTCGGCAGCGGTTCGTCGTGGACCTTGGTGTGGTGCTGTCGCACCCCTCGTTCCGTGGTCAGCTCTTTCCCACACGTCGGGCAGTCCATGAAAAAAGTCCGGCGTAGTGACTGGTAAACCTGAGCGACGGACAGTGAAAGTGAAACTAGAACAGTTCTATCTCGAGCCGACTACAGATACCCTTCCTCGGCCAGTCGCTCGATTCCTTCCTCGAGTCGCTCCTCGCTCGCCGCATACGAAATCCGTGCGTAGCCGGGCGTACCGAACGCGCTTCCGGGGACGGTCGCGACGTGGGCGTCCTCGAGTGCGCCTTCGCACCAGGCCTGATCGTCGTCGTCGACGGGAAGCATCATGTAGAACGCGCCGTCCGGCACGGCGACGTCGACGTCGTGTTCCTCGAGCAGTTCCACGACCAGGTCACGACGCTCTTCGAAGGCGTCGACCATCTCGTCGACGGCGTCGTCGGTGTTCTCGAGTGCTTCGACGCCGGCGCGCTGGACGAAGTTCACTGCGGAAGAGACGGAGTGGCTGTGGAGTTTGCCGGCCTGGTCGATCAGGTCCTCGGGGCCGGCGAAGTAGCCCAGCCGCCAGCCGGTCATCGAGTAGGCTTTCGAGAAGCCGTTGACCGTGATCGTGCGGTCGGCCATCCCCTCGAGCGTGCCGAGACTGGTCGGCTCGACGCCGTAGGTGATCTCCTTGTAGATCTCGTCGGCGATGACGGTGACGTCGTGTTCGACGGCCAGGTCGCGGACGCCCTCGAGTGCCTCGTCGGAGTAGACCGCGCCGGTGGGGTTCGACGGCGAGTTGACGATCAGCAGGTCGGTCTCGTCGGAGACGGCATCGGCGAGGTCGTCGAGACCGGGCTCGAGCTGGAAGTCGTACTCCGAGAGGTCGACGCGGGTGAGGTCGCCGCCGGCCATCTTGACCATCGCTTCGTAGGAGACCCAGGCGGGGTCGAGGAGGACGACCTCGTCGCCTTCCTGAACTAGGGCGTGGACGACCTCGTACAGCGCCTGCTTCGCGCCGGGCGTGACGATGACCTCGTCGGTGGTGTGCTCGAGGCCGTCGTCGGCGAGTTTGTCGACGATTGCCTCACGGAGTTCGAGGATGCCCGCCGACGTGGTGTATCCGGTGTGGCCGGCGTCCATCGCTTCTTTGCCCGCTTCGACGACGTTCTCGGGCGTGGGGAAGTCGGGTTCGCCGACCGAGAGGTCGACGACGTCTTTCCCTTCGTTCTCCAGTTCGGTCGCGAGCGCGGAGATGGCAAGCGTCGCGGACGGTTCGACTCGAGTCAGGCGGTCGGTGAATTCCATGGACATAGCTGGTATTACTGTGGATCGGGTAATTCCTCGACGAGGTCGAGCGCACCGTCGACGGCTTTCGCCGCGTTCTCGATGCGCTCGCGTGACTCGGCGGCGGACATACCGGGACCCGTCACGCCGAGGGTCACGGGGGTGTCACGCTCGAGACTGACGTCGGCAAGCTGCTGTGCGGTGGCGTCGGTGATCACCTGATCGTGATCCGTGTCGCCGGTGATGACGGTTCCGATGACGGCGACAGCGTCGACTGCCTCGAGGCGGGCGAGTCGATCGGCCGCCAGCGGCGCGTCGTAGACGCCCGGGACGTGAACCGTCCCGTACACCTCGGCGCCGGCGTCGTCGGCGGCTTCGAGGGCGACTTCTTCCATCTGCTCGGTGATCGGTCTGTTGAACTCGGCGACCACCAGTCCGAGCGTGGTCATACTCGAGCGGTGGAGAGGACGGGTAAAAGAGGTACCGTTCTCGGCGGACGCTGCGAGACGGCTGTCGAGCGGAGTGTAAGCCGTCAGACCGCGGAGTTCTTGCAAAAACGTCGTTCACCGGTTCGAATCACGAAATAGTCACGAACATGTATATCATGGTCGTGGTTCGGCGTGGAAATCAGCAATATTGAGAATACTTAAACGCCGGCACGAACAACCGTCGGTCGATGACAACGCTACGGACGCCAGGGCCGACGATCGGGGTCGTCGGTGGCGGACAGCTCGGTCGAATGCTCGCCGAGGCAGCGGCACCGCTCGGCGTCGAGGTTATCGTCCTCGATCCGACGCCGGACTGTCCGGCCGCGCTCGTGGCACGCGACCAGATCGTCGCCGACTTCGACGACGAGGCCGGCATCCGTGAACTGGCCGCGCGCGCAGACGTTCTCACGTTCGAGATCGAACTCGCAGACCAGGAGGTCCTGAATCGAGTCAGCGAGGACTCGGGGACGCCCGTCCACCCCGACCCCGCGACCCTCGAGACGATCCACGACAAACTCGTCCAGAAACGCGAACTCGAGGACGCAGGCGTCCCAGTCCCACCCTTCCGCGAGGTCGAGGACGCCGACGATATACGCGCGGCGATCGACGATTACGGCGCGCCGGTCATGCTGAAGGCTCGAACGGGTGGGTACGACGGTCGTGGAAACGTCCCCGTCGAGTCGAAAGACGAGGCCGACGACGCCCTCGAGTCGGTCGCCGGTCCCGCGATGGTCGAGTCGTTCGTCGACTTCGAACGGGAGGTGTCGGTCATCGCCGTCAAGGGAGACGACGAGATTGCGACCTTCCCCATCGGCGAGAACGTCCACGTCGACGAGATTCTGCGAGAGACGATCGTTCCGGCGCGCTCGAGCGAGGCCGTCGAGGAGCGCGCCCGGGAAGTCGCAGCGGACGTCCTCGAGGTGATGGAGGGACGTGGCGTCTACGGCATCGAGTTATTCGAAGCGGCTGACGGTGACGTTCTGCTCAACGAGATCGCTCCCCGTCCCCACAACTCCGGTCACTGGACGATCGAGGGCGCACAGTCGTCCCAGTTCGAACAGCACGTCCGTGCGGTGCTGGGCTGGCCGCTCGCGGCGACCGACCTGCGGTCGCCGACCGTCATGACGAACCTTCTCGCCGACGTCAACGAAGAACGAGAAGCCGAACTGGGCGATCTCGATCGAATTCTCGAGACGCCCGGGGCGACCCTCCACTGGTACGGGAAACGCCAGGCACGGCCGCTGCGAAAGATGGGCCACGTGACGGTTACTCGCGAGGACGCGAGTCGGGAGGAACTGCTGGAGACCGCCCGCGAACTCGAGGACGCCGTCTCGTTCCGATCGTAGTCGCGGCAGTTTACGACGGGCGGTCTCGCTCCGCCCCGATCATGTTCGTGTGATGGTTTGTCGGACGATCCAACGCGAACGTGTTCGTCCGAAACCAGTGTCTTGGGGCTCGTAACGCAGAAAACGTTTTATACGCCTTCCTGTAAGGTAGTTAGACATGCTCGACACAGAACACGTCCTCGACCGGCTCTCGGAGGGTCGTGGATCGGAGATCGACCTCGGCCCCGAGCCGACGAAAGCCGAGATTCGCGAGGTCGTCGAACAGTTCAAAGCCGAGGGCCTGTGTGGTCGCCGCGTCGCCGAACAGCGATTCGGACCGTACCTCATCGCGAGCGACGGTTACGGCCAGCGCGAACTGGACCTCCTCGAGGAAGTACTCGAGGCGGAGTACGAGGGAACCGATCTCTGTCTGAAAACTCGCCGCTCCGAGTGTATAGTAGCCACTGCAAGTCAATGCACACCTGATCGCACGAGGGTTGTGCGATCAGTGTGTAAATAGTTGCAGTTGTTACTATAGCCGTCTGCGCGGCGGTTGTCAGGGATCGCGCTGAGTGGCGGTTTCGAAAGCGTGCTGAGCGGGCCAAATCACCACCTTTCATTGCTCCTGCGACGGAAGCCGCGCGTATGACCGCACCGGCAGTCGACGACCTGATCGACCGACTCCACGAGGAGTCTACAGCGGATCGACCGACGGAGGAGACCCCGGACGTCGGCATCGTCATGGGCAGCGACTCCGACCTCGAGACGATGATGACCGGCGGGAAGCGCCGCGGAGCCTACGACGCCTTCGTCGACGAACTCGGTTTCACCGAGCAGACCGATTACGAGAACCCGCCCGAGGAACGCTTTACCTTCGAGACCTACGTCACCTCGGCCCACCGGACGCCGGACCTGATGACGGCCTACGCCGAGACAGCCGAGGACCGCGGTCTCGAGGTTATCATCGCGGGCGCAGGCGGCAAGTCCGCGGACCTGCCGAACATGACGGCTTCGATCGCGTACCCGCTGCCAGTGATCGGCGTCCCGGTTCAGGAGAAGTCCGTCGACAGCGTGATCGGAATGCCGACGGGCGCGCCGCTGGTCGCCGTCGACGCCGGCAAGTCGTTCAACGCCGCGCTCTCGGCCGCCCAGATTCTCGCCCGCCAGCACGACGAGGTGCGGGAGCGACTCGTCTCCTATCACGAGGGACTCCGGCAGGGAGTCGGAACGGTTTCACGGGAGCTACACGACGAGGGGACTCCCGCCTTCCGGACGCGAGAGTAGCTCTCACCGACGTGTCGGTTCGATTGCTCGTCTCGTTCGCCCGATCGTATAATATGCGGTGATTAATCAGGTTCTTTCTTCGTCGCTGACGGCACTCTCGGCCCGTATTGAGCCGGAAAACGAACAATCAACCCTTATATGCGTGCGGTCTGAACCTCCGAACGTTACGGAGATGAACGACTGGATAGCGATCGGGGCACTTGCGTTCGTAGGACTGCTGATACCGCTGGGTATGATGGCGGTGTCGTACCTCCTGCGTCCGAGTGTACCCGAAACGAACAAACGTGCCACCTACGAGAGTGGCGAGGTTCCGACCGGCGGAACGCGCGTCCGGTTTAACATCCAGTACTACATGGTTGCGCTTCTGTTCCTCGTCTTCGATATCGAGACCGTCCTGCTGTTCCCGTGGGCGGTGGTGTACCTGGATGCGGTCGAATCGGATGCCGTTTCGCTGTTCGAAATTCTCGGCCCGATGGTCGCGTTCGTTGCCATCCTGCTCGTCGGACTCGCGTGGGCCTGGCGCAACGGCGCAGTACAGTGGGCGAAAACACCACAACAGGTGGACGCGGAGCGTGAACGACTATGAGTAGCGACGAACCACGACAGACGATACACGGCAGCACAGCGCCGTCGACGGACACCCGCGACTCCCGGATCGGCGAAGGCGTCGACGATCGCTTCAACTCGAAGCTTCGAGAAGCGTTCGGCGCGTCACCGTTTATCCTCACCAAGTTCGACCAGTTCATGAACTGGGTGCGCGGGAATTCGATGTTCATGCTGCAGTTCGGGATCGCCTGCTGCAGCATCGAGATGATCCACACGTACGCGATCAAACACGACGTCGACCGCTACGGGGCCGGCGTGCCACGTGCTTCCCCGCGACAGGCCGACGTCATGATCGTCCCCGGAACGATCGTCTCGAAGTTCGGGCCGCGCATGAAGCGCGTCTACGACCAGATGCCCGAACCCAAGTTCGTCGTCGGGATGGGATCGTGTACGATCTCCGGCGGCCCGTTCCAGGAAGGGTACAACGTCGTCAAGGGCGCCGAGGAGATCATCCCGATCGACATCCACGTCCCGGGCTGTCCGCCACGACCCGAGGCGCTCATCTACGGCATTCTCAAACTGCAAGAGCGAATCCAGAACGGCGAATCCTCGCCCGTCGTCGTCAAGCCCTACGAACTCGAGCGTTTCGGCGACCTGGAACAGGACGAACTGGTGCAGAAACTGGCAGACGAAATCGACGAGGACGATCTCGTCATGCGGTACAACTGGGCTGATTCGCCATGAGCACGGGCATCGAGCGACAGGAAGACGTCGAGGGGGACCTGCTCGAGGAACTGATCGGCGACCGCGCCCTCGCGCGTGACGAACACAAGAACGCACCTGGGTTCGTCGTCAACCCCGACGAGGTCCAGAGCGTCCTCTCGGATCTCAAGGAGAAGGCCGGCTACGATCACCTCTCCTGTGTCACCGCACAGGAGTACGAGGACCGGTACGAGTCGATCTACCACCTCAAGAAGTTCGCCGATGCCACCGACGAGGTCAGCGTCGTCGTACCGACGACACGCGACGATCCGGTCAGCGAGAGCGCGGAACCGGTGTTCCGCACCGCAGACTGGCACGAGCGAGAGGCCTACGACCTCATGGGGATCGAGTACGCCGACCACCCGGACATGCGGCGGATTCTGCTGCCCGAGACGTGGCAGGGACACCCGCTCTCGAGCGACTACGACCAGGAGAAGCCACAGCTAGTCACGCTCTCAGAGCACGCGAATCCGCTGCAGGAGGACCACCACGACGCCGAGTCGGACACGATGTTCCTGAACGTCGGGCCTCACCACCCGGCGACTCACGGTGTGCTCCACGTCAAGACGGTACTCGACGGGGAGACGGTCGTCGACGTCGAGCCCGACATCGGCTACCTCCACCGCTGCGAGGAGCAGATGTGCCAGCAGGGGACCTACCGCCACCAGATCATGCCCTACCCCGACCGGTGGGACTACGTCTCGGCGGGCCTGCTCAACGAGTGGGCCTACGCCCGGGCGATCGAGGATCTGGCGGACATCGAGGTTCCCGAGTACGCCCAGGTCATCCGAACGATGGGTGCGGAACTGTGCCGGATCGCCTCGCACATGCTCGCGCTCGGAACCTTCGCGCTGGACGTCTACGGCGAGTTCACCGCCATCTTCATGTACACGTTCCGCGACCGCGAGATCGTCCAGGACATTCTGGAGGATCTCACGGGGCAGCGGATGATGTTCAACTACTTCCGCGTCGGCGGGGTCGCCTGGGACCTGCCCGAACCCCGCGAGGAGTTCATCGAACAGACGCGGGACTTCCTCGACGAACTGCCGGCGAAAGTCGACGAGTACAACGACATGGTCACCTCGAACGAGATCTTCCAGACCCGGTGTATCGACACCGGCGTGCTGGAACCCGAGGTGGCCAAAGACTACGGCTGTACCGGCCCCGTCGCCCGCGGCTCCGGCGTCGACTACGACCTCCGTCGGGACGATCCGTACGGCTACTACGAGAATCTCGAGTGGGACGTCATCACTCGCGACGGCTGTGACAACTACGCGCGCGTCCTCACGCGGATGCAGGAGGTCGAGGAGTCGGCCAAGATCATCGAACAGTGTCTCGACCTGCTCGAGGACTGGCCCGAGGACGAACGCGAGGTTCAGGCCAACGTCCCGCGAACGCTCAAGCCGGACGCCGACACCGAGACCTACCGTGCTGTCGAGGCCGCGAAGGGCGAACTCGGTATCTACCTCCGCTCCGATGGCACCGACAAGCCCGGCCGATTCAAGATCCGAAGTCCGTGCTTCTCGAACCTGCAGGCGCTCGAGGAGATGTCGGAAGGGGAGTACATCCCCGACCTGATCGCCTCGCTGGGTAGCCTGGATATCGTGCTCGGGGAGGTGGATCGATGACCGGAACGACGATCCCACTGCAAAACGACGTGGTCTTACTGCCCGAGCGAATCGGCGACCTGACCGGTCTGGCCGAGTTCGGGGTTGCCGGTGAGTTGCTCGCGGCGTTTATCGCCGCCTTTATCGTCGGCAACCTGATGCTCGCGATGACCGGCGTCGCCGGTCCCTGGGCGAAACGAAAGATCACGGCCGCCTTCACCGACCGGATCGCGGTCAACCACCTCGGGCCGGGCGGCATCCTGATCATCGTCGCAGACTCGGTCCGATTGCTCTCGAAGGAAAACATCATTCCCGAGAACGCCGATCGGCCGGCTTACGACCTCGCGCCGATCGTGATCGCAGGTTCGGCGCTGCTCGGCTTCGCCGTCATCCCGATGGGAAGCGGCATCCACCTCGCAGACCCCGAAGTCGGCCTGGTGTACGTCTTCGCTGTCGCCGGCATCGCGTCGATCGGTCTGGTGATGGCTGGCTACTCCTCGGGTAACAAGTACTCGCTTCTGGGTGGCCTGCGTGCAGTCGCACAGAACGTCGCCTACGAAATCCCACTGGTCGTAACCGGGATGTCGGTCGTGCTCTTTGCGGGGTCGCTCCAGATGAGCGAAATCGTTGCCGTCCAGAACGAGACGACCCTGTTCACGATCCCCGGACTCGAGTGGGCGATCCCGGCGTGGTTCGCGCTGGTGAACCCGTTCGCGTTCGTGCTGTTCCTGATCGCGAACTTCGCGGAAGTCGGTCGGAACCCCTTCGACATGCCCGAAGCGCCGGCGGAACTCGTCGCCGGCTATCAGACCGAGTACTCGTCGGTCTACTTCGTGCTGGTCTATCTCGGGGAGTTCCTCCACATCTTCCTCGGAGGTGCGATCATCGCGACGATCTTCCTCGGCGGGCCGGCCGGACCCGGCCCGGCTGAACTGGGCATCGTCTGGTTCATCGTCAAGATCTGGGCGGTGTTCTTCCTGACCCAGTGGCTCCGTTCGGCGGTGCCACGCGTCAGGATCGACCACCTGATCGAAATCGGCTGGAAAGGACTGCTCGTCCTTTCGTTCGCTAACCTCTTCCTGACTGCAGCAATCGTTGGGGTGATCGCATGATCGGACTACTCAAATCGATGGCAACCACGATGAAACACGCACTGGACGGCTCTACCTTCACGGTAGAGTACCCGAAAACCGCTCCGGACGTCTCGCCGCGGTTCCGTGGCGTCCACAAGTTCAGCCAGGAGCGCTGTATCTGGTGTCGCCAGTGTGAGAACGTCTGTCCGAACGACACCATCCAGATCGTGATGGACGACAAGCGAAACGGCGAACAGTACAACCTCAACATCGGACAGTGCGTCTACTGTCGGCTCTGTGAGGAGGTCTGTCCCGTCGACGCCATCCTGCTGACCCAGAACTTCGAGTTCACGGGCGACACCAAACACGATCTGGTCTACAACAAAGAACAGCTGAAGTCGGTACCGTGGTACAAAGACATCGATCCCCTCGAGTCACGCGAACCCGATCGGGGTGCGTGGATCGGTGAGGGAGACGGAGAGGTCGACTACCAGTAACAATGATGGAAACACTCGCGTTCGCGCTGTTCGCGTTCGTGACCCTCGCCAGTGCCGCAGGGGTCGTACTCCTGAAAGACCCCTGGCACTCGGCGCTGATGCTGGGCGTGGCGTTGCTCAGCGTCGCGGTCCACTACGTGATGCTGGAGGCGGAGTTCGTCGCCATGATGCAGGTCCTCGTCTACGTCGGCGGGGTCCTCATTCTCATCACGTTCGCCGTGATGCTCGTCCAGCGTGAAGAGCCAGAGGGCACGACTACGACGGATGCGGACTCCGACGAGGTGGTACAGCCATGACGACCGGACCGGAACTCCGTACCGGAAAAACACTCGTGCCAGGACTGCTCGCCGTCGCCCTCTTCGGGCTGATGGCGCTCATCGTGCTGAACACGCCCTTCGGAACCGTCGGTGATCGGCCAGTCGGCTTCCCGGAGGACATCGCGATCGTCTCCGAGATCGGCTACGCACTGTTCGATCTCGGCGTGCTCCAGTCCGGCGAGATGGCGATCCCCGAAACCGAACCCTTCCTCGCGGCGTTCCTGCTGATCGCGCTCACGCTCGACGCGGCACTCGACGCTTCGCTCGTGCTCGCAAAGCGCGAAGAGGAAGGCGAACCGGTCGCGGCACTGACGAGCCAGAACGCCGGAACCGGCGCGACGGCAAGTGCCGGCACCTCGAGCGATCGAACGGCCGTCGCCGACGGTGGAGACGACGCCGAGCGTGGAGGTGAGACGCGATGAGCGTCGGCGTCGGTATCGAGTACTACGTGTTGCTCTCGATGGGGCTGTTCTGTATCGGCCTCTTCGGTATTCTGACGCGTCGCAACGCACTGATGTTCCTGATGTCCGTCGAGTTGATGCTGAACGCGGCCAACATCAACCTGATCGCGTTCGCACTGTATCACGGCAACCTCACCGGGCAGGTGTTCGCGCTGTTTACGATGGCGCTTGCCGCCGCCGAGGTCGCCGTCGGACTCGGGATCATCCTGGTGCTGTACCGTAACTTCCGTGACGTCGACGTCACGGTTCCGACGACGATGAGGTGGTAAGATGGAAGGTGTATTCAGCTACGCTCCGGCGATCGCGGCGTTCCCGCTCGTGGCCTTCGTCGTCGCCCTGGCCTTCGGCAAGTACATGCCGAAGAAAGGGGCGCTGGCAGGTATCTTCGCGACGGCAGGTTCGCTCCTGCTGTCCGTGGTGATGCTCGTTGCGGTCGCGAGCGGTGAGGTGTATCACGAGACGCTCTACGAGTGGGCAGTCGGCGATGCCCTGACCGAGGTCGGTACTGACGGGATCGAGTTCACGTTCGGTATCCTGATCGATCCGCTCTCGGCGCTAATGCTCGTGATCGTCTCGCTGATCGCGTTCCTCGTCCACGTCTTCAGTCTCGGCTACATGAACGCCGAGGGCGAGACCGGTCTGCCGCGGTACTACGCTGGCCTCGGCCTCTTTACGTTCAGCATGCTCGCGTTCGTTTACGCGGACAACCTGCTGATGGCGTTCATGTTCTTCGAACTGGTGGGCCTGTGTTCGTTCCTGCTCATCGGCTTCTGGTTCCGCACGCGTAGTGCGCCGTCGGCCGCGAAGAAGGCGTTCCTGGTCACTCGCTTCGGTGACTACTTCTTCCTGATCGGCGTCGTCGCCATCGCCGCGACGTTCGGCACGCTACAGTTCGCGGGCGACGAATCGTTCGTCGTCGCCGCCGAGACCGCTATCGCGGACGGTGAACAGCTGTTCGGCTTCGGTGCCGAGACCTGGGTGACGATTACCGGACTGCTCGTACTCGGTGGCGTCGTCGGCAAGTCCGCGCAGTTCCCACTGCACACGTGGCTGCCCGACGCGATGGAGGGTCCGACCACCGTCTCCGCACTCATTCACGCGGCGACGATGGTCGCAGCCGGCGTCTATCTGGTCGCCCGAATGTTCGGCTACTACGCACAGTCGCCGACCGCACTCGCGATCATCGCCTTCGTCGGCGGCTTCACTGCACTGTTTGCGGCGACGATGGGCGTCGTCAAAGACGACATCAAGCAGGTACTGGCGTACTCGACGATCAGCCAGTACGGATACATGATGCTCGGTCTGGGCGTCGGCGGCTACGTCGCCGGAGTCTTCCACCTCATGAACCACGCCTTCTTCAAGGCCTTGCTGTTCCTGGGTGCCGGCTCCGTCATCGTCCTCATGCACCACGAACAGGACATGTGGAAGATGGGCGGCCTGAAGGACAAGGCGCCCGTCACCTACTACACGTTCCTCGCCGGCGCGCTCGCCCTGGCGGGGATCATCCCGTTCTCGGGCTTCTGGTCCAAGGACGAAATTCTGTACGACGCCATGATCGTCGGCCTAGAGGAGCCCGTGATCATGGCAGCCTACGCGATGGGGCTGCTCGCGGTCTTCTTCACCGGCTTCTACACCTTCCGGATGGTCTTCCTGACCTTCCACGGTGAACCCCGGTCCGAGACCGCCGAGAACCCCCATCCGGTCGGCTGGTCGATCAAGGCACCACTGATCGTGCTGGGCGTGCTCGCACTCGTCGCGGGTATCGCCAACCTCGCACCGGTCGCCAAACTCACCGGACTCGACATCACGTTTCTCGAGTTCTGGCTCGACGGCGAGTACGGTGCCATCGAGGGGCTGACCTACAGCGCCTACGGTGAACTGCTGGCCTACGAGACCGGCGTCGTCGGCTCCGAACAGCTGACCGTCGCTATCGCGGCCGGCGTCTCCCTGTTGCTTGCCTTCTCCGGTGCGGGCGTCGCCTGGAAACTGTACAACGTCCCCGAGCCGACCGCACACAAGGAGAAACTCGGCTCGGTCGGCAAGGTCGTCGAAGATAACTACTACCAGGACGAGTATCAGGTCTGGCTCGCGGAAGGACTAACCCTGCCGCTCGCTCGAGCGGCCGATCGGTTCGACCAGACCGCAATCGACGGGCTCGTCGACGGCGTTTCGACGGCGAGTCTCTTCGGCGGTGACCGGATGAAACGTATCCAGACCGGTCTGGTGACGAACTACGCGGCCCTGCTCGTGGCCGGATTCATCGCCTTGCTGGTCGTTCTCGGACTCTACGGAGGGTGGTTCCTATGATGATCGAAGCAC from Natronobacterium texcoconense encodes:
- a CDS encoding complex I subunit 1/NuoH family protein — protein: MTGTTIPLQNDVVLLPERIGDLTGLAEFGVAGELLAAFIAAFIVGNLMLAMTGVAGPWAKRKITAAFTDRIAVNHLGPGGILIIVADSVRLLSKENIIPENADRPAYDLAPIVIAGSALLGFAVIPMGSGIHLADPEVGLVYVFAVAGIASIGLVMAGYSSGNKYSLLGGLRAVAQNVAYEIPLVVTGMSVVLFAGSLQMSEIVAVQNETTLFTIPGLEWAIPAWFALVNPFAFVLFLIANFAEVGRNPFDMPEAPAELVAGYQTEYSSVYFVLVYLGEFLHIFLGGAIIATIFLGGPAGPGPAELGIVWFIVKIWAVFFLTQWLRSAVPRVRIDHLIEIGWKGLLVLSFANLFLTAAIVGVIA
- a CDS encoding NADH-quinone oxidoreductase subunit J; translated protein: MMETLAFALFAFVTLASAAGVVLLKDPWHSALMLGVALLSVAVHYVMLEAEFVAMMQVLVYVGGVLILITFAVMLVQREEPEGTTTTDADSDEVVQP
- a CDS encoding NADH-quinone oxidoreductase subunit D, coding for MSTGIERQEDVEGDLLEELIGDRALARDEHKNAPGFVVNPDEVQSVLSDLKEKAGYDHLSCVTAQEYEDRYESIYHLKKFADATDEVSVVVPTTRDDPVSESAEPVFRTADWHEREAYDLMGIEYADHPDMRRILLPETWQGHPLSSDYDQEKPQLVTLSEHANPLQEDHHDAESDTMFLNVGPHHPATHGVLHVKTVLDGETVVDVEPDIGYLHRCEEQMCQQGTYRHQIMPYPDRWDYVSAGLLNEWAYARAIEDLADIEVPEYAQVIRTMGAELCRIASHMLALGTFALDVYGEFTAIFMYTFRDREIVQDILEDLTGQRMMFNYFRVGGVAWDLPEPREEFIEQTRDFLDELPAKVDEYNDMVTSNEIFQTRCIDTGVLEPEVAKDYGCTGPVARGSGVDYDLRRDDPYGYYENLEWDVITRDGCDNYARVLTRMQEVEESAKIIEQCLDLLEDWPEDEREVQANVPRTLKPDADTETYRAVEAAKGELGIYLRSDGTDKPGRFKIRSPCFSNLQALEEMSEGEYIPDLIASLGSLDIVLGEVDR
- a CDS encoding pyridoxal phosphate-dependent aminotransferase, coding for MSMEFTDRLTRVEPSATLAISALATELENEGKDVVDLSVGEPDFPTPENVVEAGKEAMDAGHTGYTTSAGILELREAIVDKLADDGLEHTTDEVIVTPGAKQALYEVVHALVQEGDEVVLLDPAWVSYEAMVKMAGGDLTRVDLSEYDFQLEPGLDDLADAVSDETDLLIVNSPSNPTGAVYSDEALEGVRDLAVEHDVTVIADEIYKEITYGVEPTSLGTLEGMADRTITVNGFSKAYSMTGWRLGYFAGPEDLIDQAGKLHSHSVSSAVNFVQRAGVEALENTDDAVDEMVDAFEERRDLVVELLEEHDVDVAVPDGAFYMMLPVDDDDQAWCEGALEDAHVATVPGSAFGTPGYARISYAASEERLEEGIERLAEEGYL
- a CDS encoding NuoI/complex I 23 kDa subunit family protein, giving the protein MIGLLKSMATTMKHALDGSTFTVEYPKTAPDVSPRFRGVHKFSQERCIWCRQCENVCPNDTIQIVMDDKRNGEQYNLNIGQCVYCRLCEEVCPVDAILLTQNFEFTGDTKHDLVYNKEQLKSVPWYKDIDPLESREPDRGAWIGEGDGEVDYQ
- the nuoK gene encoding NADH-quinone oxidoreductase subunit NuoK, whose product is MSVGVGIEYYVLLSMGLFCIGLFGILTRRNALMFLMSVELMLNAANINLIAFALYHGNLTGQVFALFTMALAAAEVAVGLGIILVLYRNFRDVDVTVPTTMRW
- the nuoL gene encoding NADH-quinone oxidoreductase subunit L is translated as MEGVFSYAPAIAAFPLVAFVVALAFGKYMPKKGALAGIFATAGSLLLSVVMLVAVASGEVYHETLYEWAVGDALTEVGTDGIEFTFGILIDPLSALMLVIVSLIAFLVHVFSLGYMNAEGETGLPRYYAGLGLFTFSMLAFVYADNLLMAFMFFELVGLCSFLLIGFWFRTRSAPSAAKKAFLVTRFGDYFFLIGVVAIAATFGTLQFAGDESFVVAAETAIADGEQLFGFGAETWVTITGLLVLGGVVGKSAQFPLHTWLPDAMEGPTTVSALIHAATMVAAGVYLVARMFGYYAQSPTALAIIAFVGGFTALFAATMGVVKDDIKQVLAYSTISQYGYMMLGLGVGGYVAGVFHLMNHAFFKALLFLGAGSVIVLMHHEQDMWKMGGLKDKAPVTYYTFLAGALALAGIIPFSGFWSKDEILYDAMIVGLEEPVIMAAYAMGLLAVFFTGFYTFRMVFLTFHGEPRSETAENPHPVGWSIKAPLIVLGVLALVAGIANLAPVAKLTGLDITFLEFWLDGEYGAIEGLTYSAYGELLAYETGVVGSEQLTVAIAAGVSLLLAFSGAGVAWKLYNVPEPTAHKEKLGSVGKVVEDNYYQDEYQVWLAEGLTLPLARAADRFDQTAIDGLVDGVSTASLFGGDRMKRIQTGLVTNYAALLVAGFIALLVVLGLYGGWFL
- a CDS encoding NADH-quinone oxidoreductase subunit A; the encoded protein is MNDWIAIGALAFVGLLIPLGMMAVSYLLRPSVPETNKRATYESGEVPTGGTRVRFNIQYYMVALLFLVFDIETVLLFPWAVVYLDAVESDAVSLFEILGPMVAFVAILLVGLAWAWRNGAVQWAKTPQQVDAERERL
- a CDS encoding NADH-quinone oxidoreductase subunit B, producing the protein MSSDEPRQTIHGSTAPSTDTRDSRIGEGVDDRFNSKLREAFGASPFILTKFDQFMNWVRGNSMFMLQFGIACCSIEMIHTYAIKHDVDRYGAGVPRASPRQADVMIVPGTIVSKFGPRMKRVYDQMPEPKFVVGMGSCTISGGPFQEGYNVVKGAEEIIPIDIHVPGCPPRPEALIYGILKLQERIQNGESSPVVVKPYELERFGDLEQDELVQKLADEIDEDDLVMRYNWADSP
- the ribH gene encoding 6,7-dimethyl-8-ribityllumazine synthase codes for the protein MTTLGLVVAEFNRPITEQMEEVALEAADDAGAEVYGTVHVPGVYDAPLAADRLARLEAVDAVAVIGTVITGDTDHDQVITDATAQQLADVSLERDTPVTLGVTGPGMSAAESRERIENAAKAVDGALDLVEELPDPQ
- a CDS encoding AIR carboxylase family protein, producing MTAPAVDDLIDRLHEESTADRPTEETPDVGIVMGSDSDLETMMTGGKRRGAYDAFVDELGFTEQTDYENPPEERFTFETYVTSAHRTPDLMTAYAETAEDRGLEVIIAGAGGKSADLPNMTASIAYPLPVIGVPVQEKSVDSVIGMPTGAPLVAVDAGKSFNAALSAAQILARQHDEVRERLVSYHEGLRQGVGTVSRELHDEGTPAFRTRE